One Augochlora pura isolate Apur16 chromosome 10, APUR_v2.2.1, whole genome shotgun sequence DNA window includes the following coding sequences:
- the LOC144475846 gene encoding peroxidasin isoform X2 yields the protein MLLDLNKRTNVSMLKYHQAEQAIQNSHTHLNHGSPSYFLSASHEITEHAQNLSRKALRIETMAMMLVEALNMTSKEASSVLPSVAAIHCPDTSTFLQVMAGCKEFDSRYRTHTGRCNNGLHPIWGASLEPYARFLAPEYVDGVSLPRTNLPSAREVSLRVHSGGLDLKHPYLMALTALFGQFLVHDLAHTPKMELPDGAKLKCCNVDYEHFHPECFPIRADNAIGCMEYSRSAPHPGNSFQGCKLGPRQQINQASSYLDLSPVYGSSEEVARTLRSGKGGLLNTQRKNLPMPSPKYESCRSASKAFPCFLSGDSRVNENPGLTLMHVLFLREHNRVATELGQLNPLWDDERLYQEARRIVIAEMEHITYNEFLPVVLGEAALDKYQLRLTHRGYFRGYDTRTDATLANAVASAGLFFVAALTPKTLDLVDSRSALKSGERSLLSAFYAPQEFYEAGAVDRLIVGATAGHSRKPLPPGLNEILLERYFHDGKSNDIAVDYAAQVIQQGRDHGLPPYIRWRSFCDLPDINDFESLRGSVAKDTIEKLRAVYKDVQDIDLVTGALSEATVSDSVLGPTFLCLLGRTFRSLRFGDRYWYENANTPGSFALSQLEEIRKVTMAQILCYNGDRVHLMQPRAFLLRDRFLNNMINCTIHTSASPNLSAWKENKVS from the exons ATGTTGTTGGACCTGAACAAGCGTACGAACGTATCGATGCTAAAATATCATCAGGCCGAGCAAGCAATTCAGAACTCGCACACGCATTTGAATCATGGCTCCCCGTCGTACTTTCTGAGCGCGTCCCACGAAATTACCGAGCACGCGCAAAACCTTTCGAGGAAAGCTCTACGAATCGAGACGATGGCGATGATGTTGGTGGAGGCGTTGAACATGACGTCGAAAGAGGCGTCCTCCGTGTTGCCTTCGGTAGCGGCCATCCATTGCCCCGACACGTCCACATTTTTGCAAGTGATGGCCGGCTGCAAAGAATTCGACTCGCGGTACAGAACGCACACCGGCAGGTGTAACAACGGCCTGCACCCTATCTGGGGCGCCTCTCTAGAGCCTTACGCAAGATTTCTAGCGCCGGAATACGTGGACGGCGTTTCTTTGCCACGCACCAATCTGCCCAGCGCCAGGGAAGTCTCGTTGAGAGTTCATTCCGGGGGCTTGGACCTTAAACACCCCTACTTGATGGCGCTTACCGCGCTGTTCGGCCAGTTTCTGGTCCACGATCTTGCCCACACGCCGAAAATGGAACTGCCTGACGGTGCGAAACTGAAATGTTGCAATGTGGACTACGAGCACTTCCATCCGGAATGCTTTCCCATCCGCGCGGATAACGCCATAGGGTGCATGGAATATTCGAGGTCGGCGCCGCACCCAGGAAACTCGTTTCAG GGCTGCAAACTGGGTCCCCGCCAGCAGATCAACCAGGCGTCCTCCTACTTGGACCTGTCGCCGGTTTACGGTAGTTCCGAAGAAGTGGCGAGGACCCTGCGATCCGGGAAGGGCGGTTTGCTGAACACGCAGAGGAAGAATCTGCCCATGCCGTCACCGAAGTACGAAAGTTGCCGTAGCGCCAGCAAAGCTTTCCCGTGTTTCCTTAGCGGGGACTCGCGGGTAAACGAGAACCCCGGTCTCACTCTGATGCACGTGCTTTTTCTACGGGAGCATAACCGAGTCGCAACAGAGCTGGGACAACTGAATCCTCTCTGGGACGACGAGAGACTCTACCAGGAGGCAAGAAGGATCGTTATCGCGGAAATGGAGCATATAACTTATAACGAGTTTCTGCCCGTTGTTCTCGGCGAGGCGGCCCTCGACAA GTATCAATTACGGTTGACACACCGGGGATACTTTCGCGGCTATGATACAAGAACGGACGCGACGCTCGCGAacgccgtcgcgtcggctgGACTCTTCTTCGTGGCCGCGCTGACCCCGAAAACCCTCGACCTAGTTGACTCACGATCGGCGCTAAAGTCCGGAGAAAGATCCTTATTGTCCGCCTTCTACGCTCCGCAAGAGTTTTACGAAGCGGGGGCTGTCGATCGTCTGATCGTCGGCGCCACAG CGGGACATTCTAGGAAGCCATTACCGCCGGGATTGAATGAAATCCTTTTGGAACGATACTTCCACGATGGAAAAAGCAACGATATCGCCGTGGACTACGCCGCGCAGGTGATACAGCAAGGACGTGATCACGGATTGCCGCCTTATATCAGATGGCGGTCGTTCTGCGATTTGCCGGATATTAACGACTTTGAAAGTCTCAGGGGATCGGTGGCCAAAGATACTATAGAGAAACTTCGGGCCGTTTACAA AGACGTGCAAGATATAGATCTTGTGACAGGAGCACTTTCGGAGGCAACCGTCTCAGATTCTGTTCTGGGACCGACATTTCTCTGCTTGCTGGGTCGCACTTTTCGCAGCCTTCGTTTTg GCGACAGGTACTGGTACGAAAATGCGAACACGCCGGGCTCGTTCGCGTTGAGTCAATTAGAAGAAATTCGGAAAGTTACAATGGCGCAGATCCTGTGTTACAACGGCGACAGAGTGCACCTAATGCAACCCAGAGCGTTCCTTTTGCGAGATCGTTTCTT aaataatatgataaattgTACGATACACACGAGCGCGTCGCCAAATCTTTCGGCTTGGAAAGAGAATAAGGTCTCGTAA
- the Prp3 gene encoding pre-mRNA processing factor 3, producing the protein MAYLTRKEIDEMKPQIEKAVHKFLGFGEPAIVTTAVNCITSGYDKRKTADKLSALLEDKKASKLTEKIFAIYDDAKAAQKSKKRNHVDDKDKEKEAKKPRFRDDEVKNEKTTEAQLSADKIRQMMANAQREIEERKRALKAIKQEEIAPVKPLLKSRDSLPTVGSMYNQGLLSKTDSDKARKIAALQAQIRSKLSSGLLGNVSVPDKPTPLILDESGRTVDITGKEVQLTQVVPTLKANIRAKKREEFKAQLQESKGPEEIQDTHFFDNRIGVKPAVRGKRTLKFHEPGKFQQLAERIRMKAQLEKLQNEISQIARKTGISSATKLALIAPKTEALSEDVPNVEWWDSVILTGGYPNEDEPTAIKNSTITNLVEHPTQMRPPTDPLKPIYMPVFLTKKERKKLRRQNRREAWKEEQEKIRLGLEPPPEPKLRISNLMRVLGTEAVQDPTKIEAHVRQQMAKRLKAHEDANAARRLTADQRREKKARKLKEDTTLGVHVAVYRIRDLLNNASKKFKVETNAKQLYLTGCVMLFRDCNVVVVEGGAKQLNKYKRLMMHRIKWEEDTIKDNDGNDVPNKCVPVWEGTSKQRHFGEIKFKVCPIEKMAREHFKKHQVEHYWDLAYSGAVLDNTDDIRS; encoded by the exons ATGGCGTATTTAACGAGAAAAGAGATTGACGAAATGAAACCGCAGATTGAGAAGGCGGTTCATAAATTTCTTGGCTTCGGGGAGCCTGCTATCGTTACCACGGCTGTCAATTGTATTACCTCTGGCTACGATAAGCGTAAAACTGCGG ATAAACTATCCGCTTTACTGGAGGACAAGAAGgcttcaaaattaactgaaaaaATCTTTGCCATATACGATGATGCCAAAGCGGCACAGAAGAGTAAAAAACGGAATCATGTGGACGATaaagacaaagaaaaagaagctaAGAAACCTAGGTTTAGGGACGATGAagtgaaaaatgagaaaacaaCGGAAGCACAATTATCTGCGGATAAG ATACGACAAATGATGGCGAACGCCCAAAGAGAAATTGAAGAACGGAAGAGGGCATTGAAGGCCATCAAACAAGAAGAGATAGCTCCAGTGAAACCATTGCTTAAGTCACGAGATTCATTACCAACAGTAGGTAGCATGTATAACCAAGGTCTTTTAAGTAAAACAGATTCTGACAAAGCACGAAAAATTGCTGCGTTACAAGCTCAAATCAGAAGTAAACTCAGCTCGGGACTGCTCGGCAATGTCAGCGTTCCTGACAAGCCAACTCCGCTAATCCTAGACGAATCAGGAAGGACGGTAGATATAACAGGCAAAGAAGTTCAACTGACGCAAGTTGTGCCAACATTGAAGGCCAATATACGAGCGAAAAAACGCGAAGAATTTAAAGCACAGTTACAAGAATCGAAAGGTCCGGAAGAAATTCAGGACACGCACTTTTTCGACAATAGGATAGGCGTGAAACCCGCTGTGCGCGGTAAACGTACATTAAAGTTCCATGAGCCGGGAAAGTTCCAACAGTTGGCAGAGAGAATTCGTATGAAAGCCCAACTGGAGAAATTACAGAATGAAATTAGTCAAATAGCTAGAAAAACCGGTATAAGTTCGGCAACTAAGTTGGCACTTATAGCACCGAAAACAGAAGCTCTCAGCGAAGATGTGCCTAACGTGGAATGGTGGGACTCTGTTATATTAACAGGAGGATATCCGAACGAAGATGAGCCTACAGCAATTAAAAACTCTACTATTACAAATCTCGTAGAACATCCTACGCAAATGCGGCCACCGa cCGACCCGTTGAAACCAATCTATATGCCtgtatttttaacgaagaAGGAACGTAAAAAATTGCGCAGACAAAATAGGCGCGAAGCGTGGAAGGAGGAACAAGAGAAAATCCGATTAGGTCTCGAACCGCCGCCCGAACCAAAATTACGAATTTCGAATCTTATGAGAGTGTTAGGTACAGAAGCCGTCCAGGATCCGACAAAAATAGAAGCTCATGTTCGACAGCAAATGGCTAAGAGATTAAAAGCACACGAAGACGCGAATGCAGCACGACGATTAACCGCTGATCAACGACGTGAAAAGAAGGCTAGGAAACTTAAGGAGGATACTACCCTTGGTGTACACGTGGCTGTTTACAG aatacgCGATCTACTGAATAACGCATCGAAGAAGTTTAAGGTAGAAACGAACGCGAAACAGCTTTACCTGACTGGTTGCGTGATGCTTTTCCGCGATTGCAACGTTGTCGTAGTCGAAGGAGGTGCGAAACAGCTGAATAAGTATAAACGGCTAATGATGCACCGCATCAAGTGGGAGGAGGATACTATAAAAGATAACGACGGGAACGACGTACCCAACAAATGCGTCCCAGTATGGGAAGGGACTAGCAAACAACGCCACTTCGGCGAGATTAAGTTTAAAGTTTGCCCGATCGAGAAAATGGCTCGTGAGCACTTTAAGAAGCACCAGGTCGAGCACTATTGGGACCTAGCCTACAGCGGAGCTGTTCTCGACAACACAGACGATATTCGTTCTTAA
- the LOC144475846 gene encoding peroxidasin isoform X1 encodes MSTCLERRSIDHVFVLLSRFLVAFALVEGATLPSSMLLDLNKRTNVSMLKYHQAEQAIQNSHTHLNHGSPSYFLSASHEITEHAQNLSRKALRIETMAMMLVEALNMTSKEASSVLPSVAAIHCPDTSTFLQVMAGCKEFDSRYRTHTGRCNNGLHPIWGASLEPYARFLAPEYVDGVSLPRTNLPSAREVSLRVHSGGLDLKHPYLMALTALFGQFLVHDLAHTPKMELPDGAKLKCCNVDYEHFHPECFPIRADNAIGCMEYSRSAPHPGNSFQGCKLGPRQQINQASSYLDLSPVYGSSEEVARTLRSGKGGLLNTQRKNLPMPSPKYESCRSASKAFPCFLSGDSRVNENPGLTLMHVLFLREHNRVATELGQLNPLWDDERLYQEARRIVIAEMEHITYNEFLPVVLGEAALDKYQLRLTHRGYFRGYDTRTDATLANAVASAGLFFVAALTPKTLDLVDSRSALKSGERSLLSAFYAPQEFYEAGAVDRLIVGATAGHSRKPLPPGLNEILLERYFHDGKSNDIAVDYAAQVIQQGRDHGLPPYIRWRSFCDLPDINDFESLRGSVAKDTIEKLRAVYKDVQDIDLVTGALSEATVSDSVLGPTFLCLLGRTFRSLRFGDRYWYENANTPGSFALSQLEEIRKVTMAQILCYNGDRVHLMQPRAFLLRDRFLNNMINCTIHTSASPNLSAWKENKVS; translated from the exons ATGTCAACGTGCCTGgaacggcgatcgatcgatcatgTATTCGTCCTCCTGTCCCG ATTCCTCGTTGCGTTCGCACTGGTCGAGGGTGCGACCCTGCCGTCGAGCATGTTGTTGGACCTGAACAAGCGTACGAACGTATCGATGCTAAAATATCATCAGGCCGAGCAAGCAATTCAGAACTCGCACACGCATTTGAATCATGGCTCCCCGTCGTACTTTCTGAGCGCGTCCCACGAAATTACCGAGCACGCGCAAAACCTTTCGAGGAAAGCTCTACGAATCGAGACGATGGCGATGATGTTGGTGGAGGCGTTGAACATGACGTCGAAAGAGGCGTCCTCCGTGTTGCCTTCGGTAGCGGCCATCCATTGCCCCGACACGTCCACATTTTTGCAAGTGATGGCCGGCTGCAAAGAATTCGACTCGCGGTACAGAACGCACACCGGCAGGTGTAACAACGGCCTGCACCCTATCTGGGGCGCCTCTCTAGAGCCTTACGCAAGATTTCTAGCGCCGGAATACGTGGACGGCGTTTCTTTGCCACGCACCAATCTGCCCAGCGCCAGGGAAGTCTCGTTGAGAGTTCATTCCGGGGGCTTGGACCTTAAACACCCCTACTTGATGGCGCTTACCGCGCTGTTCGGCCAGTTTCTGGTCCACGATCTTGCCCACACGCCGAAAATGGAACTGCCTGACGGTGCGAAACTGAAATGTTGCAATGTGGACTACGAGCACTTCCATCCGGAATGCTTTCCCATCCGCGCGGATAACGCCATAGGGTGCATGGAATATTCGAGGTCGGCGCCGCACCCAGGAAACTCGTTTCAG GGCTGCAAACTGGGTCCCCGCCAGCAGATCAACCAGGCGTCCTCCTACTTGGACCTGTCGCCGGTTTACGGTAGTTCCGAAGAAGTGGCGAGGACCCTGCGATCCGGGAAGGGCGGTTTGCTGAACACGCAGAGGAAGAATCTGCCCATGCCGTCACCGAAGTACGAAAGTTGCCGTAGCGCCAGCAAAGCTTTCCCGTGTTTCCTTAGCGGGGACTCGCGGGTAAACGAGAACCCCGGTCTCACTCTGATGCACGTGCTTTTTCTACGGGAGCATAACCGAGTCGCAACAGAGCTGGGACAACTGAATCCTCTCTGGGACGACGAGAGACTCTACCAGGAGGCAAGAAGGATCGTTATCGCGGAAATGGAGCATATAACTTATAACGAGTTTCTGCCCGTTGTTCTCGGCGAGGCGGCCCTCGACAA GTATCAATTACGGTTGACACACCGGGGATACTTTCGCGGCTATGATACAAGAACGGACGCGACGCTCGCGAacgccgtcgcgtcggctgGACTCTTCTTCGTGGCCGCGCTGACCCCGAAAACCCTCGACCTAGTTGACTCACGATCGGCGCTAAAGTCCGGAGAAAGATCCTTATTGTCCGCCTTCTACGCTCCGCAAGAGTTTTACGAAGCGGGGGCTGTCGATCGTCTGATCGTCGGCGCCACAG CGGGACATTCTAGGAAGCCATTACCGCCGGGATTGAATGAAATCCTTTTGGAACGATACTTCCACGATGGAAAAAGCAACGATATCGCCGTGGACTACGCCGCGCAGGTGATACAGCAAGGACGTGATCACGGATTGCCGCCTTATATCAGATGGCGGTCGTTCTGCGATTTGCCGGATATTAACGACTTTGAAAGTCTCAGGGGATCGGTGGCCAAAGATACTATAGAGAAACTTCGGGCCGTTTACAA AGACGTGCAAGATATAGATCTTGTGACAGGAGCACTTTCGGAGGCAACCGTCTCAGATTCTGTTCTGGGACCGACATTTCTCTGCTTGCTGGGTCGCACTTTTCGCAGCCTTCGTTTTg GCGACAGGTACTGGTACGAAAATGCGAACACGCCGGGCTCGTTCGCGTTGAGTCAATTAGAAGAAATTCGGAAAGTTACAATGGCGCAGATCCTGTGTTACAACGGCGACAGAGTGCACCTAATGCAACCCAGAGCGTTCCTTTTGCGAGATCGTTTCTT aaataatatgataaattgTACGATACACACGAGCGCGTCGCCAAATCTTTCGGCTTGGAAAGAGAATAAGGTCTCGTAA